TTAGTAACCGATAAATCCATATTTAGCTCTTTAGTCCAAGCATAACCAGTACGGAGATCAACCACTGCATATCCTGGGGTCATCGGCTCATTGCGAAGGGTATCAACTGAATCTTTTTTTGCTACGCTTTCGATGTCAATTCCATTGTTCCATGCACCGGAAACACGATCCAGTGAAACTTTAGCATGGAGTGGCATCATGTGGTAAAGTGATCCACCATTATCACGAAAACCTCGTGTATAGCTAAGGTTTCCTTTAAGGGTTCCTTTTCCATTGTTGCTGTTATCCCATAATGTTGTGTATCCTGAAAGATCAGTACCAAACAAGTGTGCATCGGTATTTACGAATTGAAAATAACTACGTTTCGTGACACCTGAACCAGTCGATGTAAGAAGTTTAATATCAACATAATCACTTACTTTGGTGTAGTAAGGGGTTAGTTTTAGCCCCCATTCTTTGTCTGCGCTGTCATGAAAAGAAATGGTTGTACTAATAGTATTAGCTACTTCAGGTTTTAAATCAAGATTCCCGACGTATCCATTTCCATCACCAAACCAGTTGATCATACGCATATCCATTAGCATTGGATTGGTAAGTGTGATACCAGGTTTACTTCCTGCCCATGCATAGCGTTCATACATATTGGGTGAACGTGTTTTTCGCGCAAAGCCGAGTTCTATATCGGTAGACGTGCTGTATTCATATTTTGTTGTAGCTGTTACATCATAATTGCTATCAGTCTTTTTGTGTTCAAGTGCATTAAAGTAAGCTGCATTTACTGGATCGTTTGCACCCATTGCATACATACCTGTTCCGTCATTATATCCCACTACATTATCTGTATCCATACTGATTCGATCAAAACGTACACCGAGAATAGAAGAGAGTTGTTCACTCCATTGAGAATTGGCTTCTGCAAATACTCCTAATCGATCCCGTTTTCCATTATTTATATTCCAAAAGGTATTGGGATTCATTCCAGCCATCATACCACCAGCCGCTGGCCAATAATCATCAAGGCGGTATCGATCATAGTCAGCACCAAATTTAATGGTTTGAGTAGAGCTTAAAGGCATAGTTGCTTTAATATTGAGGCCACTTTCTTGGGCTTCAGTATTCATAGGCATATTTCCAGAGTGTTCCGAAAGAATTTTATTCATATAGTGATCAGTATCTTGTCGAAATGCATTCGCATCGATTAATAAAGCACCCACTTTCCCTTTATAGCTTAGATTACCTGAAGTCGATTTATTGCTAAGCATATCCATGTATTCGTTTGGAAAACCAATATAATCAACATTGCTTTGAGCTATTTTCAATGCTATGACATCATCTGGGTCAATTTTATAGGCGATGGTTGCAGAATGGTTTTCTTGTTTATAAAGAGTGTCTTTGACGAGTACACCCTTTCCATTTTTATAATCATCAGCTTGTTCAGCGTATCCTGAATAGTTTACACTGATTTTATTATTTGCGGCAGTTGCACTTACAGAAGCTCCTCGTGCTTGATTATTGCTACGATAAAAAGCTGATACATCGCCACTGATGAGAACTTCGCCATTATTTTGAGCGAAAATCGGATCTTTGGATTTGACCATAATGGTTCCACCGATACTATCACCGCCTGCACTAACAGGAGTTATCCCTGCCATTACTTCGATTGATTCGATTTTTGAGGTATCGATATACGAAAGTGCCGGATTCATATGGTTTGGACATGCTGATGTGATGGTCATACCGTCGATATCGATTTTGACACGATCATCTGCCATCCCGTGAATAGCTGGTAATGAGGCACTGCTACCCATATTGTAAATACTGACACCAGGAATATCGGCTAAGGTTGCGGCTGTATCTCCTGTCATTTTTGTGGATTTGGATGTTGAAATCTCTTTAGCACTCAAATCCGCTTGAGGTGCAACGGCATCAACCGTAATTTTTTGAATCGTTACCGAATCACTGGCAAGTGCAGCAATCGCGGCAAGCGAAAGGAGGGTAATTTTTTTCATGTTTTTCCTTAAAGACTATTTACCATTTTATTATAGAAAAAAAGTGTTACATTAGTGTTAAGACGGAAGATGTAAACCCACTTCTTCGGGAAATTGCATCGTTACGCAGTGAAGTGAACCGTGTTGACGAATGAGGACTGAACAATCGATAGGGATGATATCGCGTCCCCTAAATGCTTTTTCACATATGGCGATAGCTTCTGCATCATGTGAATCATTATAAATCGGTAACAAGACAGCATCATTAATAATGAGAAAGTTAGCATAGGTTGCAGGGAGGCGTTCTTCATCATAAAAAATCGGATTAGTCATTGGCAGGGCAATGAGGTTAAACGGTTCGCCCTCAACATCACGAAGTGCTTTTAGCTCCTCCTCCATTTTTTTGAGGGCATCGTAATGCTCATCTATTTGATTGTCACATTTGACGTACATAATCGTATCGGACTCGATAAAGCGGGCAAGGGTATCGATATGGCTATCAGTATCATCACCGGCTAAATAACCGTGGTTGAGCCACAATATCTGCTCCACCCCAAACTCTTTTTTTAGAATGGCTTCGGTTTGAGTTTTGGATAAATGGGGGTTACGGTTTGGATTAAGCAGACACTCTGCTGTGGTGAGGAGTGAGCCGTTAGCGTTGGTTTCTACCCCGCCACCTTCCAAAATAAGATCGATTTTCTCCATCGATTCGCCATACACGTTTCCAATTGCACTGCTCATGGCATTATCACGCGAGGCATCAAATTTCCCGCCCCATCCGGTAAAGGTAAAATCGAGCAGTAGCGGCTCACCCTCTTCTTCATCGATAACACTGAGAACACTGCAATCGCGTGCCCATGTGTCATTGGTTTGGTAGGGGATAAAGATTAAATTTTCATTGGGTTCAAAATATGTTTTGACAAAATCAACATCATCGCAGATAATAAGACACGGTTGGTATTGCGCTACCGCATTGGCAATGTTAACAAAACAGTGACGTGCCTCTTCGAGATAGGGTACCCAGTCGCTTTGGGGATGGGGGAAGATGAGTTGAACGAAACTTTGAGGTTCAAATTCGGCGGGGAAATAACGCATTAATTATCCTTGGAATATAATACCCTTATGGGAACTATTAAATTGAGCCGTGAGGCATTAGAACATAATATTGACATTATCGCACATCAAGTCGGTGGAAAAGATAAAATTGCGGTGGTTTTAAAAGATAATGCCTATGGGCATGGGGCAATTATGATTGCTGAAGCGGTATCGAATTACGGCATAAATCAAGCGGTAGTGCGGTTGGAGCGTGAAGCAGATGAGATTAGTGAATTTTTCGAAAATATCCTTATTTTAGGGGACCAGCCACACACTCCAAAAGCCAATTTTAGCTACGTTATCAATTCTCTTGAAGAGATAGAGCATTTTCCAAAAGGGTGTCGAGTTGAGCTGAAACTCGATACAGGGATGCACCGTAACGGTGTGGCACTTGGGGAGATTGAAGAGGCTTTTTTGCAAATGAGCGAGAGAGGTTTAAACTGTATCGGTGTAATGAGCCATTTACGAGCTTCGGATACTCTGAGCAGTGAATGGTTTTGGCAACGACGAAATTTTGATGATGTAAAAGATAAAGTATTAAAATTGGGAGAAAAATATGGGTGGAAACTCCGTTTTCACCTCTCCAATTCGGGGGGGATATTCCGCTCTTCTAGCTGTAGTGATGATATGGTACGTGCCGGTATTGCCCTTTATGGATGTTTGGAAATGGAGAGAACCCTTCCACAACCTAATCTTAAGAGCGTCCTTTCATTGTGGGGTAATCGAGTAGCTACACGTATCCTCAAAAAAGGGGAGAGGGTTGGTTATAACGGTATTTACGAGGCATTAGAGGATGAGGTAGTATCGACCTATGATTTGGGGTATGCTAACGGTTTAGATCGTTTGGCATCGAATCGATATAGCACTCCTGAGGGGATTGCGTTGCGAGGGCGTATTTCGATGGATAATGCAATTTTTTCGAGCGATAAAGATGAATTGCTTATTTTTGACAATGCCAACGATTATGCTAAAGTGGTCGGTACTATCGGGTATGAGATATTGGCGTGTTTGGATAAAGATTTAAAGAGGGAATGGATTTAGGTCGTTATTTTTACAAGTGCATCCCCAAATATTGCTCCATCGAGGCGCATTTCGATGAGAGTTTCTAAATCGTCCATCTCTTCACAATATCCGAGTATTTTCGCATCAAAAAGATAGTGTTCGGCAATACGCTGAATCTCAGAACCATTTTTTGTGGTGACAATTAGGTAGGTGGCACCTAAATTTTCTCCTAATACTGCTTCTAATTCTGAACTGATATAGAGTGCAAAACGGATTTTATTATCACGTAGGTGGGTAATAATATCGATATTTTGCTCTTCAAAGAGAAGGGCAATGATAGAGTTTGAAGGGGTTTTGAGTATTGCATCGATAGAGCTGATATGGTAAAACTGCTCTGAGGGGATGAGTGGATGACCAAACAATATCATGAAGCATCCTTGAGACATTCGACTGAACAGTAACATTTTCCGCTACGCATTAATGCCTCCTTGGTTTGAACATAAGTCCCACATTGTGTACAGGGTATCATCGCTTCATCTGTGGAAGCGTCATTTTTTGGTGAGGATATAGATTTTGTTTTTGCAAAAAACATATAATAGACGGTAGTAATAAGGGCAATAAAAAGTAAAAATTTCAACATAATTTACGACTCGATTAAAAGATAGTGACGATTCTGTTTTTCGATGATTTTATAGTTTAACGACTCATCCACTTCATCATACACCTTTTCCCCTTTGTAAAAAAGTAAAAGAGTTCCGGTAGTCCGAAACGGCTCAGAGAGTTTTAAAAGCATTTTGGTGTCGGTTACGGCACGTGAAGTGATAAAATCGTAAGGCTCATGAGGGAGGTTCTCGACGCGCAAGGCTTTTACATCAACGTTTTTAAGCCCCAAATTTGCTTTGACAAATTGGAGAAAGCTAGCACGTTTTGAAAGGGGTTCGACAAGGGTAAAATGGGTTTGAGGCAATGCAAGCGCTAAAATCATCCCTGGAAATCCGGCACCGGAACCTATATCCATCGCTTTGGTAATAGGAGGTAAAAAAGTGATTGGTTGAACCGCATCGATAATAAATTCATCGATTTGGGCAGAAGTTTTAGCACCGGTGAGATTGTGTACTTTATTCCATTGCAGTAGTAGCTCTCTGTAGCGGAGAACTTGCGGTAAAAAAGTTTCTACTACCGAAATATTTTGAGAAGAAAGCATGTTAGCAAGTGTGCTCAAAAAAAACCGTCCCGTATTGTATAAATTAGACGGTTATTGTATCTAAAGTTTCTTTAGGGGAGGCGAATGGTGTAATCGGCTTTTTAATCTGATTTCTTGATTTTTCAAATGCGTGATAGAGGGTGGTATAAAAAACATTAACGTCAATAGGTTTGGCTATGTGCCCATTCATACCGGCTTGCGAAATTTTTTCAATTTCACCTTCTAGTGTATTGCCGGTAATAGCAATAATGGGTATGAAATCTTTTTCAGGTTCTTTTCGGATAATTTGCGCCGCTTCATATCCATCCATAATCGGCATTTGAATATCCATTAATATAACGCAAATATCAGGGTTCATTTCCACAATTTCAACTGCCTCTTTTCCTGTTTTTGCGGTGATAATATTGATAGATGTACCTGAGAGTAAGCCAGAGATAATAGAACGGTTGATCTCATTGTCTTCCGCGAGTAGTAAGGAACGACCTGCGAAACGTTTTAATCCCTCTTTGAGTTTTTTGGTATTATCAAGATGTTTTTCTTCATTGGTCGCATACCCGTATACTGATAAAATAATTTTAAATAAGGCTTGTTGATTATACGGCTTTTGGAGGACAAATTCGCGCTGTTTTTTAGTATCTTCTCCGATCCATACGAGTTTAAGGGTATCATTTTTAATTTGCTCTTGTAGCTCTTTTTTTATGACTGGATTTAGGGTTATTTTAGAATCAAGAAAGAGAATATCAATAGAATAATATTTCATGGACGCTAATAGTTCACTCGCATCAGGGAGTGTTTTGACTTCATAATGGTAGTATTCCAGCCCACGCTGAAGAACAGAAATATTATCAGGATTAGGATCAACTATCAGGGCATTTTTGTTCATCAAATCGGTGCTTGGAAGGCGATAGCGTCGTTTCTCATACTCAAAATCAGAATGAAGTTTGATGTCAAATGAGAAAGTGCTCCCTTTTCCAAGGATGCTGTGAACGTAAATACTTCCCCCCATGAGTGATACAAGATTTTTACAAATGGAGAGCCCTAGTCCACTGCCACCATATTTTCGTGAGATTGTATCATCGGCTTGGGTATAAGGGGTAAATAAATTTTTTACCTCATGCTCATCAATACCAATACCGGTATCAATAACCTCAAAATTAATTTTTAGATTGACACGTGAGATTTGTTGTCCCCGTGCACGCAAGATGACTGAGCCTTGTTCGGTAAATTTAACGGCATTATTGAGTAAATTTACCAGTACTTGTAATAGTCTTAATGGATCACCAATCAGTTTATGAGGGACACTTTGATCAATATCAAAAATGACTTCAATCCCTTTTTCTTGCGCTTTATGAGCAACAATATTAGATATATCATCGAGGAGTGTATTGAGATCAAAAGGTATTTGCTCAATACTGACTTTGCCCGCTTCAATTTTAGAGTGATCCAAAATATCATTAATAAGACTAAGTAGTACATGTGCTGAGTCTTTGAGTTTGGTAATTTGGGTTCGTTGCGTTACTGTAAGACGTGATTCTAAAACTAGATGACTTATGCCGGTGATTGCATTGATAGGGGCGCGAACTTCATGACTCATCATAGCGATAAAATCATTTTTAGCTTGGATTGATTGTTGTAATGCCTCTTTTTTCTCACGAAGTTGTGTATATTCACTCTGAAGATGCCGAAATGTTTTTTCTCTCCAACCAATCCATCCGGCCCCTAGGCTAACTATACTTCCCAATAAGATCCAAATAGATAGGGGAATCGTTGTTGAATGTCCGTGGGAAACAGCAGGAATTTTTTCAGGGGTAAGGGTTGATGCGATAGTCAAAGCAGCAGGATGGTTTTTGTTGGATGGTTGAACTTTAGTAGGCTGCTGTGTAAGTTCTTTGTTATGCTGTGCCAATAAAAAGAGGTAGTCATCCGCTACGCCACGACTAACGGTTGCTTTGGGATGGTTTTTATGAACTGTTTGGAGGAAAAGCTCGGCATCTTCCCGTTTGTTAAAAGGTTCAGCAGCAATAATGTACCCATCACCAGATTTTCGATATTGAATAATAAACTCTTTGGTATGGGCGTATTGTGAGACAGCACTGGTGGGATTATTTTGATAAGTTTCATATGCTTGTCGTGCGTCACGTTTAGAATTAAAACGTTCTAAAACAACTTTGTAGTTGTCGCTTAGAGCGAAAAGAGAGAAAGAAAAAGTAAAAAGTATTAATAGTAAACGCATAATTTCCTCAGTTTGCTTTTTGCAAGTGTTGATTCTACCTTAAAAAAGTAAAAGAAATGTTATAAATTACTAGATGATATGTCCCATACACTCTTTTTTGGTTCTAAGATATCCTTCATTATAAGGGTTCGGGTCAATAACAACAGGGATTCGCTCTACAATCTCGACATCCAAATCTTCGACTACGAGAACTTTCGCGGGATTATTGGTCAGAAGACGAATTTT
The sequence above is drawn from the Sulfuricurvum sp. genome and encodes:
- a CDS encoding ATP-binding protein → MRLLLILFTFSFSLFALSDNYKVVLERFNSKRDARQAYETYQNNPTSAVSQYAHTKEFIIQYRKSGDGYIIAAEPFNKREDAELFLQTVHKNHPKATVSRGVADDYLFLLAQHNKELTQQPTKVQPSNKNHPAALTIASTLTPEKIPAVSHGHSTTIPLSIWILLGSIVSLGAGWIGWREKTFRHLQSEYTQLREKKEALQQSIQAKNDFIAMMSHEVRAPINAITGISHLVLESRLTVTQRTQITKLKDSAHVLLSLINDILDHSKIEAGKVSIEQIPFDLNTLLDDISNIVAHKAQEKGIEVIFDIDQSVPHKLIGDPLRLLQVLVNLLNNAVKFTEQGSVILRARGQQISRVNLKINFEVIDTGIGIDEHEVKNLFTPYTQADDTISRKYGGSGLGLSICKNLVSLMGGSIYVHSILGKGSTFSFDIKLHSDFEYEKRRYRLPSTDLMNKNALIVDPNPDNISVLQRGLEYYHYEVKTLPDASELLASMKYYSIDILFLDSKITLNPVIKKELQEQIKNDTLKLVWIGEDTKKQREFVLQKPYNQQALFKIILSVYGYATNEEKHLDNTKKLKEGLKRFAGRSLLLAEDNEINRSIISGLLSGTSINIITAKTGKEAVEIVEMNPDICVILMDIQMPIMDGYEAAQIIRKEPEKDFIPIIAITGNTLEGEIEKISQAGMNGHIAKPIDVNVFYTTLYHAFEKSRNQIKKPITPFASPKETLDTITV
- a CDS encoding alanine racemase, with product MGTIKLSREALEHNIDIIAHQVGGKDKIAVVLKDNAYGHGAIMIAEAVSNYGINQAVVRLEREADEISEFFENILILGDQPHTPKANFSYVINSLEEIEHFPKGCRVELKLDTGMHRNGVALGEIEEAFLQMSERGLNCIGVMSHLRASDTLSSEWFWQRRNFDDVKDKVLKLGEKYGWKLRFHLSNSGGIFRSSSCSDDMVRAGIALYGCLEMERTLPQPNLKSVLSLWGNRVATRILKKGERVGYNGIYEALEDEVVSTYDLGYANGLDRLASNRYSTPEGIALRGRISMDNAIFSSDKDELLIFDNANDYAKVVGTIGYEILACLDKDLKREWI
- a CDS encoding PP0621 family protein; this translates as MLKFLLFIALITTVYYMFFAKTKSISSPKNDASTDEAMIPCTQCGTYVQTKEALMRSGKCYCSVECLKDAS
- the rsmG gene encoding 16S rRNA (guanine(527)-N(7))-methyltransferase RsmG, with the protein product MLSSQNISVVETFLPQVLRYRELLLQWNKVHNLTGAKTSAQIDEFIIDAVQPITFLPPITKAMDIGSGAGFPGMILALALPQTHFTLVEPLSKRASFLQFVKANLGLKNVDVKALRVENLPHEPYDFITSRAVTDTKMLLKLSEPFRTTGTLLLFYKGEKVYDEVDESLNYKIIEKQNRHYLLIES
- a CDS encoding TonB-dependent receptor, whose translation is MKKITLLSLAAIAALASDSVTIQKITVDAVAPQADLSAKEISTSKSTKMTGDTAATLADIPGVSIYNMGSSASLPAIHGMADDRVKIDIDGMTITSACPNHMNPALSYIDTSKIESIEVMAGITPVSAGGDSIGGTIMVKSKDPIFAQNNGEVLISGDVSAFYRSNNQARGASVSATAANNKISVNYSGYAEQADDYKNGKGVLVKDTLYKQENHSATIAYKIDPDDVIALKIAQSNVDYIGFPNEYMDMLSNKSTSGNLSYKGKVGALLIDANAFRQDTDHYMNKILSEHSGNMPMNTEAQESGLNIKATMPLSSTQTIKFGADYDRYRLDDYWPAAGGMMAGMNPNTFWNINNGKRDRLGVFAEANSQWSEQLSSILGVRFDRISMDTDNVVGYNDGTGMYAMGANDPVNAAYFNALEHKKTDSNYDVTATTKYEYSTSTDIELGFARKTRSPNMYERYAWAGSKPGITLTNPMLMDMRMINWFGDGNGYVGNLDLKPEVANTISTTISFHDSADKEWGLKLTPYYTKVSDYVDIKLLTSTGSGVTKRSYFQFVNTDAHLFGTDLSGYTTLWDNSNNGKGTLKGNLSYTRGFRDNGGSLYHMMPLHAKVSLDRVSGAWNNGIDIESVAKKDSVDTLRNEPMTPGYAVVDLRTGYAWTKELNMDLSVTNLFNQAYALPLGGVDLVNNGTNYTTPLQGIGRSFNIAMSYKF
- a CDS encoding agmatine/peptidylarginine deiminase, with amino-acid sequence MRYFPAEFEPQSFVQLIFPHPQSDWVPYLEEARHCFVNIANAVAQYQPCLIICDDVDFVKTYFEPNENLIFIPYQTNDTWARDCSVLSVIDEEEGEPLLLDFTFTGWGGKFDASRDNAMSSAIGNVYGESMEKIDLILEGGGVETNANGSLLTTAECLLNPNRNPHLSKTQTEAILKKEFGVEQILWLNHGYLAGDDTDSHIDTLARFIESDTIMYVKCDNQIDEHYDALKKMEEELKALRDVEGEPFNLIALPMTNPIFYDEERLPATYANFLIINDAVLLPIYNDSHDAEAIAICEKAFRGRDIIPIDCSVLIRQHGSLHCVTMQFPEEVGLHLPS